A region of the Anolis carolinensis isolate JA03-04 chromosome 1, rAnoCar3.1.pri, whole genome shotgun sequence genome:
GATTCTGCTGCTACTCTTCCAGTGTGGACCATTGACAAATGCAGAAAAGGCCTTGGAACTTGCTAATTCACACCTGCTTCcaactggaggacatagaaaactCATCAACGTTCATGCAGAAGGTACCAACAATGTAGTTTGTGTTTGTGTCTGTGCTCTAGAAATGTCAACCAAAATGACTGAGAATATTCTCTTTGAGTAAAAGCTAAATAATATGTTATTTGAGACTGTATTGATATCACCTCATTAGCTGGACTTTTCCAGAGCTTGGTGcagttacatttttaaactgcaacttccagatctGTCTAGCCAATTTGGCTGCTGAGCATATTGGCTAGAAGAgactggggtgcatctacactatagaataaatgcagtttgaccccattttagcTGCCAGGCTCAATAATATGCATCTTAGGTGTCATTGTTTTGCAGActtcagtggttttgctgaagagggctggtgccttatcaaactTTAATTCCTATTATtacgtagcattgagccatggcagtgaaggtGATATCAAATTGCTTtaagtctacagtgtaaatgcacccttggagtaacttttccaaaccttATATTTTAAGGATCTTCATATATGTGTGGGAAACATACAGGATATAGACGTTTGCCTTTATTTTTATTAGATTCTTCCTCATAATAGCCTTCTAATATTTTGCAATCAAAACATACAACTATGATTAATAAATAACAGAGGAAATGATTTTAATTTTCACTTTGCTATTTAATACAAAgatttatgtgtattttataatgttAAATAAACAGCCCTTTTTTTGGTTGTCACATTCCCTTTGTGTCCAGTTATCAATAGCCTGGCCAAATTCTCTAAATTCAATATTTAGACTATGAGTCCATTATAAAAATAGATGTAAGCTTTGTCCTATGTGTCTTCGAGTTGATGGTTGACTTATGGTGCTTTCACAAATTTCATAAGATTTCCTTAGGCAAGGTGGTTTGGTCTGTTAATTCCAgtaaaatgtagcctacagcacctgatatccgTTGATAGTCACCAATCCAAGTATTAATCAGGCCAGAttctacttagcttccaaaatagTGTCTAAAAATTAAATGAGTGATATTGGCACAAAGTTGAGTCAGGGTACAAGTTATGGTCAGGGAACACAATTTCAAACTATTTTGGAGGCTTTGATTTGTAATGCTTATTTAGGTTCTTTGGAGCTGGGACTGTATATTGGGAAAAATAATGCATTCTGGAGAAGAAATTCATACCTTAAAATACACTGGGGGGGGGAACAAAAACACTATTTCTTGTTTTGTTAGAAGAGATGAATGAAGGTCTGTTTCATATTTGTACTATATACTCTGAATGTAGGCAGAATTATCTCTCATACCTTTCAATTACAGAAATATATAAACTCTCTTTAACAAACCATAACCTTATCTTCAAGACTATTTCAGATTATTATACTCAGAATTAGCAACTAGCCAACAAGGGATCATGATACattgttttctcttcttcttttgaaaataaatctaagttatatgacaaacacatacatacaatccCAGCAATATATGAtattgttatcgaccgcgtttctaggggatcgggccccttaaggagagagccgatccggtcctgagagaacggaccttggcagagccgataagagaatatgagccgcaatacaacctggagccgaaatgaagaaggtccgccaaagatgaaggaaaatccgccaaggagtctttattgagcgattcagctgaaaaggacactagtaccgatcattcagtctactagcgtaccatatatcaaaaataaagccatatttatacagtgtttcagtctgacagccccttgaatttcccgccccgctcccccgcccatctgatcgcggataggctagagggttgaacgaggcgggctttcgtttcccgccttgctctgctggcccaatagggagctgctttttgtccccacccgggccaatcaggaaggggaaggcgggagttattggaacaatgaagtgacagggcaggaaagatcagattaattcctgtccggctgatttctaaagggattaatgacagccatcaggggttcctgtcatgtacactgatttcagatatgccttggggtgtcagaggtggaagtaaggatgggtggaaaTGGGCCCagcagggtgccttcctgagatgtcctggtttttcctttgggtgagatatgacaatgtttgccttgggggcgaatcaccttttgtttttgggaaggggaagcctgggtcataggagctggggttcatgttggggtcaaaatatttcccatttgatttcatgatttgacaattatatgaaataaaatgaaaaataaaataaagttggaatataaaccctgctgggaaaaatacatattttccggggatcctaaagagtacaaacacatataggcagatagatagatttcgaggaaataagggagaatccataaaggtgggttacattgcataaaggggaatcatgaatgatataaacaattgaaaacatttgataagaacgaagttcacaacatctggggaacccaatatggaaattcataaaagtggagttttagcagcatgatcttacaattcatgaagttgttatctcttgcctcagagtgcagggataatccacagtaaactccagtaaaaaagtctcaatcaccttctactataaatatatggaatatagaacataaagtcttggtttttgaactatcttttacaaagtcctgggggggagggtggtcacctcgatcacaatatATCAATCTAAAATCCCTGTTAGATAATACATTTTTGTATTACAGACAAAGGTTGAAATATGGTGTTAAGAGTTATTTTCTTTTCTCATTATATACAGGATATCCACGGGACTGCAGTGAGATTTTTAAACAGTCCGAAGAAAACTCCAAAGACGGTCTTTATGTCATTCAGCCAGCAAAGGAGCCCATTGCTGTGTACTGTAATATGCAAGATGGTGGCTGGACAGTAATCCAGCATATTACAGCCAACAGTACAGTAGACTTCGATAGGACTTGGCAGGACTACAAATATGGATTTGGCTCAATTGATGATAATTACTGGTTAGGGAATGAATACATGCACCAGTTAACCAGCTCTCCGACACCATACACACTTAGGATTAAACTTGTAGACCTAAATGCTGAAATCAAGTGGGGGGAATATGAACCATTCCACATAGAAAGTGAATCATCCCAATACAGGATCAGACTTGGCCTGTACAGAGGTAGCGCCATTGATGCCCTGTGTCAGGATACAGAAGCATATCTCCATGATAACCAGAAATTCACCACAAAAGACAGAGATAATGACAACTATTTCCAAAACTGTGCCAAACTAGAGTACAATGGTATTGCTGGTGGGGGCTGGTGGTATGATGCATGTGCTGGAGCAAATTTAAATCGCAAAAATGTCATCTACTGGCAACAGGACTGCAACAAAACACATATGTGCAAGTATGCTTGGATGATGGTCAGACCTGTTGATTACCATCGGGATTGTTCCAAAGTTTGTCCATCTCAGAAGGATGAATTATAAACAACACTGTGAAATTGATCTCAGACAGAAAAGTGCTATTTCTATAACTTGCATGTAAAAACAAAATGCTTCTGTTGGTTATACGTTCCAGACATATGTATAACATTAGATCCAGTATAAGAACAGAATTAAATCACAAGATAATAAACATTCTGACATTTATTCATTGTTTTTCACTTACCATTCCAGTTCTAAATTCTGATTGATGATTAAAGATAAAATCATTAATTGTCTAGATTGATTGTCTAGTTGAAATGTAGAAAGCATGCTTATTATATTCACAGATGTAGAGAAGAAAGAAATAACAGAGAAGAGTGGGGTGGGGGCTGAATCTAGAACTGTTAAGAGAGATTATGCTTTAAATAAAGATAGATAGACTGGTGAGAAATAAAACATAGGTATTACATTGGTTTGAAATTAGGAAGGTCACACTATGAAACAGGAAAAAACCACAAGAGACCCTCAGGTATTTCTTTAACCTTTTCCATTGtttgaaaaaatattatattttcctAGCTTTTTTTCAGATTCTAAAGCTCATGCCAGTTGGGATTGTTGAGCTGCTGCTACTGTCTACGGAAGAAAAGCGTACAATTAATTTCAAATGGCAAAGCTTCATGATCCCTCTGAAATAGTTTATTGAGGTATGAGTTTTCTTCAAGGCAGGAAGTAGGCTTTTAACCTATAATAGTTCACAGCACAATAAAACAGTTACTTTTAAGAAGCCAACAATGTTTTCTCTTTATAAAGCAGCATGGCCACAATtctgaacaaaaacaacaatgctCCACGGAAAGATAGACCTCTGGATGCTCACATTAAGTAATCTGTCATTGGAAAAAATATTCTGTACAAAAGGAAGAAACAACAGTAGCCAATAATTTTCAGGAGCAGATACCCTTCTCTATTGTTGATGAGAAATGGTTGGGATAATATGCATATCAGAGGTATTTTACATCCTACAGGGGGCAGTGATGTATATACATGTTGACATGAATATTGTGCTGCATATAGCTAAAAAGTTCTCATTTGCTTTTGtcttaaaacaaaatacagtagagtctcacttatccaagctaaacgggccggcagaagcttggataagcaaatatcttggataataaggagggattaaggaaaagcctattaaacatcaaattaggttataatttgacaaattaagcaccaaaacttcatgttatacaacaaatttgacagaaaaagtagttcaatatgcagtaatgttatgttgtaattactgtatttacaaatttagcaccaaaatatcatgatatattgaaaacattgatgaaaaaaatggcttggattatccagaggcttggataagtgaggcttggataagtgagactctactgtatattcaaaaaCTAAGTTTACATAATCACTTACGTATTCCCTGGCAGTTTCTTCTCTGGGTTCAATCTTTTTAAATTCCAGAGGAGAAAAAACTTACCATGTCATCATTTTAGCCCCCTTATTTCCACAAAAGCACTTGTGATAAGCAGTACTTAATAAACTGATTATAGTTATCAGTATTGTCACATTTTGTGGCCAAATCAGCTCTAATGACACACTCAGAGGGTTATCAAGGGACTAAGGAGAGTACTGAAGTTTACAGGAGTGGAAAAAATTCTTAAGCAAAAATTCAAAAAATGCAAGCTTTCAGATGAAAGCTCACTGTTCAAGGCCTACAGAAGGTTAATTGCCTGTTGGAGGAAGGTGGAAAATCATAGAGGAAGAAGAATGAAAGGCAGTGGCTGGGATTTTGAATATAACCActctgtggctggatctgcactgccctatacccctgatcccagatgatctgctttggactggattacatgaatctaaactgccaggtaatctgggataagcagatcatctgggatcagatcctgggatatagggcagtgtagatccagcctgtattgcaaccagggccggcccaacacggaggccacgtgaggctgccgcctcgggcgcagtcccgggggggcgccgtcaggcgccctggccccgcctcccacgctgcgtgagaggcggggtcagagtgagctgcacgggaggctcccgcgcagctcagcctcgccggcctggccttttccagggagccagactgcagcaaaggtccttgcaggccgcgatcgcggcctgaaaggacctttgctgcagtctggccccctggaaaaggccagagcacgctggaagggaggcaaggccccgtctgggcagagcctcgcctcccggcctgcgcgccctggccccgcctctcacattgcgtgagaggcggggccaggatgagctgcgagggaggcgtggccagggttggccccgccttcctcgcagctcagcctcgccggcttggccttttccagggggccagactgcagcaaaggcccttgcaggccgcaatcgcggcctgcaaggacctttgctgcagtctggccccctggaaaaggccagagtgcgctggaagggaggcaaggccccgtctgggcggagcctcgcctcccggcctgagcgccctggccctgcctctcacgctgcatgagaggcggggccgggatgagctgcgtggggggcggggccagggttggcctcgcctcccgcgcagctcagcttgccagcctggccttttccagggggccagactgcagcaaaggtccttgcaggccgcgatcgtggcctgcaaggacctttgctgcagtctggccccctggaaaaggccagactggcaagctgagctgcgcgggaggcggggccaaccctggccccgccccccacgccctggccccacctctcacgcagcgtgagaggcggggccagggcgcgggaggcggggcccgccggcggggcgcgggaggcgggggggcgcaatttctcctccccgctttatataaaaaaatatgtccggccggccctgattgcaACCATTTATTGCAAGTCTTGCTTATGTTATCTCAATTGCTATCTCAGTTATGATCCTAATGGAATCAAAATGGCACCATATGTACATAGGAGTGAAGTATTAGTAGAATCAGAGGAACTCCAAAGATTATAGGAAGGCAAACGATGTGAAGAGGTAAGAGGGTAAAGGAGGTCAGTATGGTATAGGGTTCTGGGTGTTAGACTATGACTATAGGAGAACTAAGTTCAAAATCCCTGCCCAGTTATGTAAACTCAGTACTTTCTGAGCCTCAGAGAACGGCAATGGCAACTCTCTATAAACCACTCAATTAAAAGACATAACAACAACACTCCGAAACATCTATTTGGAGGTTGACTATTGACTCCTCAGTGCATGTAGGGGATGGTAAATGATAAGGAAAGGATGGAATGGTTGCAACCTTGAACAATAGCACTCCATGCTGCCCCATTTTGCTGCATCTGTGCAGTCTAATTagcatcaaactcattttcatcaagggccatatCTGcttcatggttgccttcaaagggtagTTGAATCCATGGGCAGAGAATCTATGGATAGAGAGGgccaattataatttttttacatagtggttggtacTCTTtagtttacagtgttccctcacttatcgcagggttACATTCCAGAACCACCCACAAAAAGCACTTGTAGCTTTGAGATTGGTTTTTTTTACACCAGCCATTCTGTCCATAGGTCTTGCATCTAAATTCCAACCTCAGTATCCTGACTAAATAGAACAAACTACAGCATTCCAGAGATTAGTGTGTCACAAGTCCCATCAGCTTTACTCATGATGTCTaaggatgaggaatacaggagttgtagtccagcatctggagggtcaccTAAGATGACATGAAGGGCCAAATTCAACTCGCgggccttgtgtttgacacaCGAGAGTTAGCATGAAGGAGATTTCATGCAGCTCTCAAGAAATATGAACTTTCTTGTTAGAATGGTGCATTTCACatcttactgtttcttcaaagccAAACATAAGGTGAAATGTATACATTCTTATGTGGAGGctctcagctcccccccccccccaaattaggcaaacagtgaaaaaaaaatgataaatACACTCCAATTTTTAATACAGTTCCAGATATTTACAATATATCCCAGAGTTTGGCAGTGTATGTTTCAGGTTGTTAGCAGCATAGGTTGAGCATATATTTAACAGTTACACCTAACTGATACTTTGGCATCCATCACTGTGTAGTCTTACACATCTACTCAACAAATAGACcataaatatttataaaacatTCCTGTTTAACAGAAACTGGTGACAAAAATAACTTCCCATTGAACTTTAGTACTAGAAGGCAAAGCTTTCTTTAGCAGTAACATTGCAGCTAGCGGAAAACTTGTACAGTTTTATACATTTCGCCATTGTTACATAACTTGTGTCACTAAAGTGCATGTCATTTGAATCAAACAAACATATCATACACATATGAATGTTTGTTCAAATTAAAAATAAGCCAGTATAACTTAAAACATACACTATACACAGAAAATGCTCTGATGGTAGTGAATGAAAGAAAATAATCAGATGTCTCTATAATAACCCGCACTTTCCTTTAACAGTTATACACAAAAGCACCAAAACAATTGGTACAATACAGAATACTTAGAATTATTCATATTGAATCCAGAATACACATTTCACATTATTATACAGCtacattaaattatatttatccctcctggaaaaaaggaagaatattTTGCAAATAACTTGTATATGGTCAAGTTATTTACAATGCTGTTAAATTGTTAAATGTTACACGCTGTGGAGAAAATTTTCCTTTCTCATGATACCAGCTCTTACTGAAAACACTTATGACTTCATTGGAAGCTATGATAAATGTACAAAAACTCTCATAAAATCCACTGTGCTGTCTCTTAACTGTGCAGCATTACATTTCACAATTATTACCATATTAAGCTATATGTGTATATGATGTGATATAAATATGGATCCTATACCCAGACTTGCATGTTTTTGCATTCTAAATCATCATAAGTATGTTTATAAACTAAATCCATTTTTAAATTACAGACCAGGAAAACATGACTATTTAAACTTACAGTATCACCTACAGAACTATGAAGATCCATGTGCTTTTGGAACTTTAGGTCTTTATAGTTTTATAGCTATAATGTTGCTGCTTCAATTTTGCTGGATGTTGTATTAAATCAGGGGCAGGTGTATCACTAGACAAATTGAGGTGACAAGTTCAGAGATGCTGGGGGCACTGGTCACACTCACTAAACTGTTTCTCATGAATTTTCTGCTTTCTGCTGGAGAGCTGCACAATTCCCAATCCAGAGCCCATCTGCACAGCATGAGCCACTTTTTAAATTTACTTCAGCAGAGACAAAAAATCCgtataaaaataacttttcataCAAATAGCTGACCATTCTATTGAAATGACTGGAAACACCCTTGCTTGTGTGGAGGTCTGTGTGTCCACAAGATCCCCTGCCCCTGGGAATCAGGGCACTGGAACAGAAATTTTACACCTCTAAAACATCTAAACATGGggcttttaatgctgttttatgaGTGTCAGTTTTTTTCCCCACATAGAGCAGAATCTGGTCAAATATTGATGTAAAGAAGTGGGGAAAAGCTGAATTTCCCACTTCCTCCCCTGTATGGGCACACCCTAAAGCTCTTTCATGGGACCCTGCTGAATATAACAGATAATGGATGgttcctgaaatccagatacgggTAACTTACATAGATAGGAGCTTTGCTCATGGAAGGTGTTTTGTAATTGGGAAGAGATTTTTAATTTGGAATGTAGCTTTTGTGGAGGCTCACAGAGTAGGTAAGgtaaggaaaaaagggaaaatttTCTTCCACCCATCTCCTGTCTTGTTTTTCTCTAAATCTAAACCCTGGTAGTTATTTCCATAGGGTTGGTCCCTGAATGCCCTACTAAGCTAAGT
Encoded here:
- the LOC100564693 gene encoding fibrinogen-like protein 1-like protein — protein: MNPKNSVGWILLLLFQCGPLTNAEKALELANSHLLPTGGHRKLINVHAEGYPRDCSEIFKQSEENSKDGLYVIQPAKEPIAVYCNMQDGGWTVIQHITANSTVDFDRTWQDYKYGFGSIDDNYWLGNEYMHQLTSSPTPYTLRIKLVDLNAEIKWGEYEPFHIESESSQYRIRLGLYRGSAIDALCQDTEAYLHDNQKFTTKDRDNDNYFQNCAKLEYNGIAGGGWWYDACAGANLNRKNVIYWQQDCNKTHMCKYAWMMVRPVDYHRDCSKVCPSQKDEL